One Triticum dicoccoides isolate Atlit2015 ecotype Zavitan chromosome 4B, WEW_v2.0, whole genome shotgun sequence genomic window carries:
- the LOC119292231 gene encoding probable helicase CHR10: MAATAYERRLLAAADLVLSADGKAQIPRLSSADLGVTADLKPHQLDGVDWLIRRYHLGVNVLLGDEMGLGKTLQEISLLSYLKIKSLAPGPFLVLCPLSVTDGWLSEFGKFCPTLKVIQYVGDKAHRRQIRRTVHEDVQKSSHSNELPFDVMLTSYDIALMDQDFLSQIPWLYVVIDEAQRLKNPSSVLYNVLEERFMMPRRLLLTGTPVQNNLSELWALMHFCMPSVFGPLDEFLSTFKEAGNLLSGSEANKANRQFKILKHILRAFMLRRTKALLIESGILELPPLTELTVMVPLAPLQKKIYLSVLRKELQTLLSFTGGSSRHQSLQNIVVQLRKACSHPYLFSGIEPEPYEEGEHLVQASGKLIVLDLVLEKLHRLGHRVVLFAQMTQTLDILQDFLELRNYTYERLDGSVRAEERFAAIRNFSSQPTKGGVRDDSNPSGAFVFMISTRAGGVGLNLIGADTVIFYEQDWNPQADKQALQRTHRIGQLNHVLSINLVSQRTIEEVIMRRAERKLKLSHNIFEDKDATDGKGKDLGNEANDMRSIIFGLHQFDPADTAAETINEETLEKLKSMSENVIKMRTHEPSEKDDRAFEINPDLTEGSGAVITRACDSISIDPGVDEAAYLSWVEKFKEASHSIEDVPVELERQRPAPEDKLLKREANKKKAEEKRLAKWKDLGYQTLGVKVPDNIPNQNTSDSGSVQLVYGDCTDPSKVCAAKPAIIFSCVDNSGTWGHGGMFDALTSLSTYIPDAYHRASEVDDLHMGDLHLIQLDEANCSRSLDAPLWVALAVVQSYNPKRKIPRSEISMSDLELCLSKAAFSAAQRSASIHMPRIGQRSGAQRSEWYTIERLLRKYASLHGIDIFVYYFRRPTRQQTDSD; encoded by the exons ATGGCGGCGACCGCCTATGAGCGCCGcctgctcgccgccgccgacctcgtcctctccgccgacgGAAAGGCCCAGATCCCCCGCCTCTCCTCCGCCGACCTCGGCGTCACGGCCGACCTCAAGCCGCACCAGCTGGACGGCGTCGACTGGCTCATCCGCCGCTACCACCTCGGCGTCAACGTCCTGCTCG GCGATGAG ATGGGGCTGGGGAAGACCCTGCAGGAGATTTCTCTGCTGAGCTACCTGAAGATCAAATCGCTCGCCCCCGGGCCGTTCC TGGTGTTATGCCCTCTGAGCGTGACGGATGGCTGGTTGTCGGAGTTCGGTAAATTCTGCCCTACCTTGAAGGTCATCCAGTATGTCGGAGATAAGGCGCATCGTCGTCAGATACGGAGAACGGTCCATGAAGATGTCCAAAAATCTTCACATTCAAAT GAATTACCATTTGATGTGATGCTGACGAGCTATGACATAGCCTTAATGGATCAAGATTTTCtttcacaaattccttggctctatgTGGTGATTGATGAGGCCCAGCGTCTTAAAAATCCATCAAGT GTACTGTATAATGTCCTTGAAGAACGTTTTATGATGCCAAGGCGTCTACTACTAACAGGCACTCCTGTCCAGAATAACCTTTCTGAACTATGGGCGTTGATGCACTTCTGCATGCCTTCAGTTTTCGGGCCCCTAGATGAATTTCTTTCTACTTTCAAGGAAGCAGGGAATTTGTTATCAG GTAGTGAAGCTAATAAAGCAAACAGACAATTCAAGATCCTTAAACATATACTCAGAGCATTTATGCTCCGACGAACAAAGGCTTTACTAATTGAGAGTGGAATTCTGGAATTGCCTCCATTAACTGAGCTGACAGT GATGGTACCTCTGGCACCCTTACAGAAGAAGATATACTTATCAGTGTTGAGAAAAGAGCTGCAAACACTTCTTTCATTTACTGGTGGATCTTCTCGTCATCAATCTCTGCAGAACATT GTAGTACAACTGCGGAAAGCTTGCAGTCATCCATATCTATTCAGTGGTATTGAGCCTGAGCCTTATGAGGAAGGGGAGCATTTGGTTCAG GCTAGTGGAAAGCTCATTGTGCTAGACCTTGTTCTTGAGAAGCTCCACAGGTTAGGTCATCGTGTTGTGCTATTTGCTCagatgactcagacgctggacattCTGCAG GATTTCCTAGAACTGCGTAATTACACGTATGAGCGCCTGGACGGTTCAGTACGTGCCGAGGAACGGTTTGCAGCAATCAGAAATTTCAGCTCTCAACCTACCAAAGGTGGTGTAAGAGATGACAGTAATCCAAGTGGAGCTTTTGTTTTCATGATATCAACTAGAGCAGGGGGTGTTGGGCTTAATCTCATTGGCGCTGATACT GTTATTTTTTATGAGCAAGACTGGAATCCTCAGGCTGACAAACAGGCTTTGCAGCGTACTCACCGCATTGGACAGTTGAATCATGTATTATCAATAAATTTGGTATCGCAACGCacaattgaagag GTCATCATGCGAAGAGCAGAGAGAAAACTTAAGCTTAGCCACAATATTTTTGAAGATAAGGATGCAACTGATGGGAAAGGGAAAGACTTGGGAAATGAAGCTAATGACATGCGTTCGATTATATTTGGCTTACACCAGTTTGACCCTGCGGATACAGCTGCTGAAACAATCAATGAGGAGACACTGGAAAAATTGAAATCAATGTCAGAAAATGTTATCAAAATGCGTACTCATGAACCTTCAGAAAAGGATGACCGAGCATTTGAAATCAATCCAGATTTGACTGAGGGCAGCGGGGCTGTAATTACAAGAGCTTGTGATTCTATTAGCATTGATCCAGGGGTTGACGAAGCTGCATACCTATCCTGGGTAGAGAAGTTTAAGGAGGCTTCACATTCTATTGAAGATGTCCCAGTTGAATTAGAAAGGCAAAGACCTGCACCTGAAGATAAGCTCTTGAAACGTGAAGCTaataagaaaaaggctgaagaaaaGAGATTGGCCAAGTGGAAAGATTTGGGGTACCAGACATTAGGGGTCAAAGTTCCTGATAACATACCAAATCAGAATACTTCTGACTCAGGATCCGTCCAACTTGTATATGGAGATTGCACCGATCCATCAAAAGTTTGCGCTGCGAAGCCTGCCATTATATTCAG ttgtgtagatAATTCTGGGACTTGGGGACATGGAGGAATGTTTGATGCTTTGACTAGTCTCTCAACATACATTCCAGATGCTTATCATCGTGCTTCTGAAGTCGACGATCTTCACATGGGGGATCTTCACTTGATTCAGCTAGATG AAGCCAACTGTagccggagtttggatgcacctctATGGGTGGCACTAGCTGTTGTGCAGTCTTATAATCCGAAACGTAAGATTCCAAGAAGTGAAATCTCAATGTCTGACTTGGAGCTGTGTTTGTCAAAGGCGGCCTTCTCAGCTGCTCAGCGTTCTG CGAGTATCCACATGCCTCGGATTGGTCAGCGAAGTGGCGCCCAGCGATCAGAGTGGTATACCATAGAACGCCTGCTCAGGAAATACGCATCGCTTCATGGCATCGACATTTTCGT GTACTACTTCCGGCGACCAACTAGGCAACAGACAGACTCAGATTAA